A single window of Fusobacterium sp. FSA-380-WT-3A DNA harbors:
- a CDS encoding S6 family peptidase: MSFKGKLFCYFLAIQTVYGGTVSDIIDYQLYKDFAMNKGKFKVGATNVVVERENGRFKVITLPIPDFSSTDSSAVGTLIDPNYVGGVQHNQSYTTVKYGYNTGHTYKLIDRNEKGLLHAPRLNKVVTDVVPTKRTEDNLLNLSNKEFKDKYSMFVRVGSGVQHIQGEDGKNQVAHAYEYLTGGFINPDTFTGKVNWGGGNIDVGFIGRQDSFDNILDGSALPIYVEPGDSGSPLWGFNKEKQQWELVGFAQSIGGKTTYYTLINNEVIDSFIKEDYLPEIEDVKAGGEIVWNGITEENGKNQGVGTIVQGNNKWDYNGLKSEVDLSKANDKELNFTKHVTFAGEGGTIKLADSINMGAGKLTFKNDYTVKGEKGNETWVGAGIEIDKDKKVLWQVNGVEGDALHKIGEGTLHINGTGINKGALNVGDGVVILDQQKDSSGEKQAFEYIDIVSGRATVVLKDAEQIDTSKINFLFRGGRLDVHGNEITFGKINAVDSGAMIVNHTDKKSTINIDTDKFTGNSSIYHGQFGENDEEKVNGEMDVNINGQNNKTFAITGGSNLNGDFNLTSSGTTLILSGERDLHAGENIKQTTVNGDYYFSEFNFDNINMTKGSNFYGSVYSVINGDVKTEGENKVILGYVSDESKIVYDSTQETKEQNAVETILSDKVSGDRFKDITTFYTGNLDIKNNSDLKVGYTQLKGDMNLEKSNGYFSNSIITGNISQKGSNSTIENTTLIGNLNLSGLSNSKVINSSVNGDINLSNSSLKLENSILNGTIGTIDGELNLLSTVWNISGDSQVNTLLLGNNTQINFKKNPFEKSAEEFSTLTVGDFSGDANINFNTDSQTGKSDKVVINNLTDDNSTLTIDFNDKAEVPNFGSSFSLMEIQASENKKLEIVGNDGSNIVDIGSVKTELKVNKSEDDKMDISVHIPSEIDKRTAGSTTNAMLSEYAARMELIKSQRNLVKDSMLAMDGENFQEGFTYRGNYSESDYESNKFREYNQSIINHGVSYENMEYLNDMNYYKGISFIYGKSDIDYDGDYTGNMETYSANLYGKFLRNDGYFVKGNLGFNYIKDEIDSENFNTGIFNFGTGMGISKKINDLKIITGIDFNMYYIPGVDYQLRFKDKTQKASIDDEFILEINPEIKLEKEFKNNSPIKVNGYGVVSYELNQNLSGKNTEITTVEKQVQTALIEKGASLKVGTDLTYENIGLSAELKYYMGEYGAEKLTGTIKGSYKF, encoded by the coding sequence ATGAGTTTTAAAGGAAAATTATTTTGTTATTTTTTAGCAATTCAGACAGTATATGGGGGAACAGTATCAGATATTATTGACTATCAATTATACAAAGATTTTGCTATGAACAAAGGGAAATTTAAAGTGGGAGCAACTAATGTTGTAGTAGAAAGAGAAAATGGAAGATTTAAAGTAATCACTCTACCTATTCCAGATTTTTCTTCAACAGATTCTAGTGCAGTAGGAACTTTAATAGACCCAAATTATGTAGGAGGAGTACAACACAATCAAAGTTATACTACAGTAAAATATGGATACAACACAGGTCATACTTATAAATTAATAGATAGAAATGAAAAGGGACTTTTACATGCTCCAAGACTTAATAAAGTTGTGACAGATGTAGTCCCAACTAAAAGAACAGAAGATAATTTACTTAATTTATCAAACAAAGAATTTAAAGATAAATATAGTATGTTTGTAAGAGTTGGAAGTGGGGTACAACATATTCAAGGAGAAGATGGAAAAAATCAAGTGGCTCATGCTTATGAATATCTTACAGGAGGATTTATAAATCCAGATACTTTTACAGGAAAAGTAAACTGGGGTGGAGGAAATATAGATGTTGGTTTTATAGGAAGACAAGACAGTTTTGATAATATTTTAGATGGAAGTGCTTTACCTATATATGTTGAGCCAGGAGATAGTGGTTCACCTCTTTGGGGATTTAATAAAGAAAAACAACAATGGGAATTAGTAGGATTTGCTCAATCAATAGGAGGAAAAACAACTTACTACACATTAATAAATAATGAAGTAATAGATTCTTTTATAAAAGAAGATTATTTACCAGAAATAGAAGATGTAAAAGCTGGTGGAGAAATTGTATGGAATGGGATTACTGAAGAAAATGGAAAAAATCAAGGTGTAGGAACAATAGTTCAAGGAAATAATAAATGGGACTATAATGGACTAAAATCAGAAGTAGACCTTTCTAAAGCTAATGACAAGGAATTAAATTTTACAAAACATGTTACATTTGCTGGGGAAGGTGGAACAATAAAACTAGCTGATTCTATAAATATGGGAGCTGGAAAACTTACTTTTAAAAATGATTATACAGTAAAAGGCGAAAAAGGTAATGAAACTTGGGTTGGTGCTGGAATAGAAATTGATAAAGATAAAAAAGTTCTTTGGCAAGTAAATGGAGTTGAAGGAGATGCTCTTCATAAAATAGGAGAGGGAACTTTACATATTAATGGAACAGGAATAAATAAAGGTGCTTTAAATGTTGGAGATGGAGTTGTTATATTAGACCAACAAAAAGATAGTAGTGGAGAGAAACAAGCTTTTGAATATATAGATATTGTTAGTGGAAGAGCTACAGTAGTTTTAAAAGATGCTGAACAAATAGATACTTCTAAAATAAATTTCTTATTTAGAGGTGGAAGATTAGATGTTCATGGAAATGAAATTACTTTTGGAAAAATAAATGCTGTTGATAGTGGGGCAATGATAGTAAATCATACTGATAAAAAATCTACAATAAATATTGATACAGACAAATTTACAGGAAATTCATCAATATATCATGGACAATTTGGAGAAAATGATGAAGAAAAAGTAAATGGAGAAATGGATGTAAATATAAATGGACAAAATAATAAAACTTTTGCCATTACAGGTGGTTCAAATTTAAATGGAGATTTTAATCTTACATCTTCTGGAACAACTTTAATTCTTTCTGGAGAAAGAGATTTACATGCTGGAGAAAATATAAAACAAACAACAGTAAATGGAGATTATTATTTTAGTGAATTTAATTTTGATAATATAAATATGACAAAAGGAAGTAATTTCTATGGAAGTGTTTATTCTGTGATAAATGGAGATGTAAAAACAGAGGGAGAAAATAAAGTTATTTTAGGATATGTTAGTGATGAATCAAAAATAGTTTATGATAGTACTCAAGAAACTAAAGAACAAAATGCTGTTGAAACAATATTAAGTGATAAAGTAAGTGGAGATAGATTTAAAGATATAACAACTTTCTATACAGGAAATTTAGATATAAAAAATAATTCTGATTTAAAAGTAGGTTATACTCAATTAAAAGGAGATATGAATTTAGAAAAAAGTAATGGATATTTTTCTAATTCTATAATCACAGGAAATATTTCTCAAAAAGGAAGTAATTCTACTATAGAAAATACTACTTTAATTGGAAATTTAAATTTATCAGGATTGTCTAACTCTAAAGTGATAAACTCTTCTGTAAACGGAGATATAAATTTAAGTAATAGTAGTTTAAAATTAGAAAATTCAATATTAAATGGAACTATTGGAACTATTGATGGAGAGTTAAATTTATTAAGTACAGTTTGGAATATATCTGGAGATTCTCAAGTAAATACTTTACTATTGGGAAATAATACTCAAATTAATTTTAAAAAGAATCCATTTGAAAAAAGTGCTGAAGAATTTTCAACACTAACTGTTGGAGATTTTTCTGGAGATGCAAATATTAATTTTAATACAGATTCACAAACAGGAAAAAGTGACAAAGTAGTAATTAATAATTTAACTGACGATAATTCAACATTGACAATAGATTTTAATGATAAAGCAGAAGTTCCAAATTTTGGAAGTAGTTTCAGTTTAATGGAGATTCAAGCTTCTGAAAATAAAAAATTAGAAATTGTTGGCAATGATGGAAGTAATATAGTTGATATAGGTTCTGTAAAAACAGAATTGAAAGTAAATAAAAGTGAAGATGATAAAATGGATATATCAGTACATATTCCAAGTGAAATAGATAAGAGGACAGCTGGTTCTACAACTAATGCTATGTTATCTGAATATGCTGCTAGAATGGAATTAATAAAATCTCAAAGAAATTTAGTAAAAGATTCAATGTTGGCTATGGATGGAGAGAATTTCCAAGAAGGATTTACATATAGAGGAAATTATTCAGAATCAGATTATGAAAGTAATAAATTTAGAGAATACAATCAAAGTATAATCAATCATGGAGTTTCATATGAAAATATGGAATATTTAAATGATATGAATTATTATAAAGGAATATCATTTATCTATGGAAAATCAGATATTGATTATGATGGAGATTATACAGGGAATATGGAAACTTATTCAGCAAATTTATATGGAAAATTTTTAAGAAATGATGGTTATTTTGTAAAAGGAAACTTAGGATTTAATTATATAAAAGATGAAATAGATTCAGAAAATTTTAACACAGGAATATTTAATTTTGGAACTGGAATGGGAATTAGTAAAAAAATAAATGATTTAAAAATAATAACAGGAATAGATTTTAATATGTATTATATTCCAGGAGTAGATTATCAATTAAGGTTTAAGGATAAAACACAAAAAGCTTCTATTGATGATGAATTTATATTAGAAATAAATCCAGAAATTAAATTAGAAAAAGAATTTAAAAATAATTCTCCGATTAAAGTAAATGGATATGGAGTAGTATCTTATGAATTAAATCAAAATTTAAGTGGAAAAAATACAGAGATAACAACAGTTGAAAAACAAGTACAGACAGCTTTAATAGAAAAGGGAGCTAGTTTAAAAGTTGGAACAGATTTAACATATGAAAATATAGGATTAAGTGCAGAACTTAAATATTATATGGGAGAATATGGTGCTGAAAAATTAACAGGTACTATAAAAGGAAGTTATAAATTTTAA
- a CDS encoding ABC transporter ATP-binding protein — MSVEIKVKNVVKKFGNNIIIPDMTVDIKNGEFFTLLGPSGCGKTTLLRMIAGFNSIEGGEIYFGDTVINDMPAHKRNIGMVFQSYAIFPHMTVRENVEYGLKLRNIPKNEMKEKVDNILDVVKISQYQDRLPERLSGGQQQRVALARAIVIHPSVLLMDEPLSNLDAKLRLEMRSAIRDVQKKVGITTVYVTHDQEEALAISDRIAVINNGVIQQLGKPHDIYTRPYNQFVATFIGYSNLFYGKIEIQNKNIYVIFNSGYKILMDNLVDTIKDGQKVIIAIRPEEFSISDSGIEVEIKTSTFLGKYNTYEIEPLNEKIVENMPALEFSQDIGHAEKIYSVGEKIFLKPNSQKINIFTEDGEKSLIKGVEIYVE; from the coding sequence ATGAGTGTTGAAATAAAAGTAAAAAATGTAGTAAAAAAATTTGGAAATAATATAATCATTCCTGATATGACAGTTGATATAAAGAATGGAGAATTTTTTACATTATTAGGTCCGTCTGGTTGTGGAAAAACAACTTTGCTTAGAATGATAGCTGGATTTAATAGTATAGAAGGTGGAGAGATTTATTTTGGTGATACAGTTATAAATGATATGCCAGCTCATAAAAGAAATATAGGAATGGTTTTTCAAAGTTATGCAATTTTTCCACATATGACAGTAAGAGAAAATGTTGAATATGGATTAAAACTTAGAAATATTCCAAAAAATGAGATGAAAGAAAAAGTTGATAATATATTAGATGTTGTAAAGATTTCTCAATATCAAGATAGATTACCAGAAAGATTATCTGGAGGACAACAACAAAGGGTAGCTTTAGCAAGAGCTATAGTTATTCATCCAAGTGTACTTTTGATGGATGAACCTCTTTCAAATCTTGATGCAAAATTAAGATTAGAAATGCGTTCAGCCATAAGAGATGTACAAAAGAAAGTTGGAATAACAACAGTTTATGTTACTCATGACCAAGAGGAAGCTCTAGCTATATCAGATAGAATAGCAGTTATAAATAATGGAGTTATTCAACAATTAGGAAAACCTCACGATATTTATACAAGACCATATAATCAATTTGTAGCTACTTTCATAGGATATTCAAATTTATTTTATGGAAAAATAGAAATTCAAAATAAAAATATTTATGTTATTTTTAATTCTGGATATAAAATTTTAATGGATAATTTAGTTGATACAATAAAAGATGGACAAAAAGTTATCATTGCTATTCGTCCAGAAGAATTTTCTATATCAGATTCAGGAATAGAAGTAGAGATAAAAACAAGTACTTTTTTAGGAAAATATAATACATATGAAATAGAACCTTTAAATGAAAAAATTGTAGAAAATATGCCAGCTTTAGAATTTTCTCAAGATATAGGTCATGCAGAAAAAATTTATAGTGTAGGAGAAAAAATTTTCCTAAAACCAAACTCTCAAAAAATAAATATATTTACAGAGGATGGTGAAAAGAGCCTAATCAAAGGAGTTGAAATATATGTTGAGTAA
- a CDS encoding ABC transporter substrate-binding protein, producing MKKGVLMTGIALMLSGLLVGCGGGNKESTKDNGAGNLTIYCPHPLEFIDPLVKEFEVKTGVSVEVIAAGTGELMKRVESEKDNPLADILWGGTISTVEPVKDYFLPYTSVNEDSFYDAYKNKEGNMTRFTAVPSVLMVNTNLIGDIKVESYEDLLNPALKGKIAFSDPAKSSSSFEHLVNMLYAMGNGDPDKGWWYVEKLMENLNYTLLSGSSAVYKGVADGEYTVGLTFEEGSAKYVNAGAPVKTVYMKEGVIVKPDGVYIIKNCKNEENAKKFVDFITGKEAQTMITSELNRRSIRKDVGAGKGLEALENINVIEDDINVVNASKQQWLDKFKDIYTK from the coding sequence ATGAAAAAAGGTGTATTAATGACAGGTATAGCTTTGATGTTATCTGGACTTTTAGTTGGTTGTGGTGGTGGAAATAAAGAAAGTACTAAAGATAATGGTGCAGGAAATTTAACAATTTATTGTCCACATCCATTAGAGTTTATTGACCCTCTAGTAAAAGAGTTTGAAGTAAAAACTGGAGTTTCAGTTGAAGTAATAGCTGCTGGTACAGGAGAGTTAATGAAAAGAGTTGAATCTGAAAAAGATAATCCTCTAGCAGATATATTATGGGGAGGAACAATCAGTACAGTAGAACCTGTCAAAGATTATTTCCTACCTTATACAAGTGTCAATGAAGATTCATTCTATGATGCTTATAAAAATAAAGAAGGAAATATGACAAGATTTACAGCTGTTCCAAGTGTATTGATGGTAAATACTAACTTAATTGGAGATATAAAGGTTGAAAGTTATGAAGATTTATTAAATCCAGCTTTAAAAGGAAAAATAGCTTTCTCTGACCCAGCTAAATCTTCATCATCATTTGAACATTTAGTAAATATGCTTTATGCAATGGGTAATGGAGACCCTGATAAAGGTTGGTGGTATGTAGAAAAATTGATGGAAAACTTAAATTATACATTACTTTCTGGTTCATCAGCAGTTTATAAAGGTGTAGCAGATGGAGAATATACAGTAGGGCTTACATTTGAAGAAGGTTCAGCAAAATATGTAAATGCAGGAGCTCCAGTAAAAACTGTTTATATGAAAGAGGGAGTTATTGTTAAACCAGATGGTGTATATATTATAAAAAATTGTAAAAATGAAGAAAATGCTAAAAAGTTTGTGGACTTCATAACAGGTAAGGAAGCTCAAACAATGATTACTTCTGAATTAAATAGAAGAAGTATAAGAAAAGATGTTGGAGCAGGAAAAGGATTAGAGGCTTTAGAAAATATTAATGTTATAGAAGATGATATAAATGTTGTAAATGCTTCTAAACAACAATGGCTAGACAAATTTAAAGATATATATACTAAATAG
- a CDS encoding response regulator, translating into MIKILIVEDEEIIRKGLINTIDWLSKDCTIIGEAINGKDGLEKIEELSPDLVITDIRMPILDGLEMIREAIQRDKNFEKIILTSYGEFEYAKESINLGVVEYILKPVDEDILYEALDKVREKLNKKELLRKVEEVVDTKDDIKFFNIEFYFDNKIENKYVRKSLEKIKNSYYEKLNIKDLSEEFDVSTGYLSRKFKEEVGETFLDILNKYRIQKSIKLLMKEEYKLYEISEKVGFTDYKHFCTVFKKYLNVAPGDFLKQKLVLLKEEK; encoded by the coding sequence ATGATAAAAATACTAATAGTTGAGGATGAAGAAATTATAAGGAAAGGTTTAATAAATACTATAGATTGGTTATCTAAAGATTGTACTATAATAGGGGAAGCTATAAATGGGAAAGATGGTTTAGAGAAAATAGAAGAATTATCTCCTGATTTAGTTATCACAGATATAAGAATGCCTATATTAGATGGATTAGAAATGATTAGAGAAGCTATACAGAGGGACAAAAATTTTGAAAAAATTATTCTAACAAGTTATGGAGAATTTGAATATGCTAAGGAAAGTATTAATTTAGGTGTAGTTGAGTATATTTTAAAACCTGTAGATGAAGATATTTTATATGAAGCTTTAGATAAAGTTCGAGAAAAATTGAATAAGAAAGAACTCTTGAGAAAAGTTGAAGAAGTGGTAGATACAAAAGATGATATAAAATTTTTTAATATTGAATTTTATTTTGATAATAAAATAGAAAATAAATATGTGAGAAAAAGTTTGGAAAAAATAAAAAATTCTTATTATGAAAAATTAAACATAAAAGATTTATCTGAAGAATTTGATGTAAGTACTGGATATTTAAGTAGAAAATTTAAAGAAGAAGTTGGAGAAACTTTTTTAGATATCTTGAATAAATATAGAATTCAAAAATCTATAAAACTTTTAATGAAAGAGGAATATAAATTATATGAAATTTCTGAAAAAGTTGGTTTTACTGACTATAAACATTTTTGTACTGTCTTTAAAAAATATCTAAATGTTGCTCCAGGAGATTTTTTAAAACAAAAATTAGTTTTATTAAAAGAAGAAAAATAA
- a CDS encoding sensor histidine kinase, which yields MKKREFISFKDQMKKTLIFYSLIPLLLISFMGYCSVYLTNYLVVKKENQEINKVLSKKMDIMISEAFEKIDILSQNKKIIEELVNGKITSATYQEIYSNINDIELKGNLIIYDKNKNSCANIKRKYLTPENVFNYMIFTRMENHTNKVIGITGRFYFLDGEESDYCICKAIVKDNEIVGYLTYYLSDAYLKEIVGKYSQNTIILVDKYNNIIMTTNESFRNGINKIGKKLQVSENYSKIDNNKYFISKRKIYYSNMSIYCISSLDYIIKSFFDTFIYSIFALFILTFIMAKVVRRVAINKTKAMEEVISGIEKLKKGDLDTKLIINSNDEFQIIADSYNKMLESIKDLIEKNKEETKHSIISEIKQLESQFNPHFLFNTLEMLKYTIKTDTLKANKIILNISSILRFSIENKSSEVTIARNMFYIKNYLEIQKFRFGEKFQYEIKMEEKLEEVLSPKLIMQPIIENSIKYGFNQEKIFKINIFIKEIRNNLIIIIYDNGKGMRKEELNLVREKLNKEKLETKEHIGLYNVQRRIKLMYGENYKLIIRSVLNKGTFTKIILPISKGENNDKNTNS from the coding sequence ATGAAAAAAAGAGAATTTATTAGTTTTAAAGACCAAATGAAAAAGACTCTGATTTTTTATTCGCTTATTCCTCTTCTTTTAATTTCTTTTATGGGATATTGTAGTGTTTATTTAACAAATTATCTAGTTGTAAAAAAGGAAAATCAAGAAATTAATAAAGTATTGTCAAAAAAAATGGATATTATGATATCTGAAGCTTTTGAAAAAATAGATATATTATCTCAAAATAAAAAAATAATAGAAGAGTTAGTTAATGGAAAAATAACAAGTGCCACATATCAAGAGATATATAGTAATATAAATGATATTGAATTAAAAGGGAACTTGATTATTTATGATAAAAATAAAAATTCATGTGCCAATATAAAAAGAAAATATTTAACTCCTGAAAATGTTTTTAACTATATGATTTTTACAAGGATGGAAAACCATACTAATAAAGTAATAGGAATTACAGGAAGATTTTATTTTTTAGATGGAGAAGAGAGTGATTATTGTATTTGTAAAGCTATAGTAAAAGATAATGAAATAGTAGGATATCTAACTTATTATCTATCAGATGCTTATTTAAAAGAGATAGTTGGAAAATATAGCCAAAATACCATTATTTTAGTGGATAAATATAATAATATTATAATGACAACAAATGAAAGTTTTAGAAATGGAATTAATAAAATAGGAAAAAAATTACAAGTTAGTGAAAATTATTCTAAAATAGATAATAACAAATATTTTATTAGTAAGAGAAAAATATACTATTCTAATATGTCAATTTATTGTATTTCATCTTTAGATTATATAATAAAAAGTTTTTTTGATACTTTTATATATAGTATTTTTGCATTGTTTATTTTAACTTTTATTATGGCAAAAGTAGTTAGAAGAGTAGCAATAAATAAAACTAAAGCTATGGAAGAGGTTATTTCAGGTATTGAAAAATTAAAAAAAGGAGACTTAGATACAAAACTTATAATAAATTCTAATGATGAGTTTCAAATAATAGCTGATTCATATAATAAAATGCTTGAAAGTATAAAAGACTTAATTGAAAAAAATAAAGAGGAAACAAAGCATAGTATAATCTCTGAAATAAAGCAATTAGAAAGTCAATTTAATCCACATTTTTTATTTAATACCTTAGAAATGCTTAAATATACAATAAAAACAGATACATTAAAAGCTAATAAAATAATATTAAATATTTCGTCTATTTTAAGATTTAGTATAGAAAATAAGTCTTCTGAAGTTACAATAGCAAGAAATATGTTTTATATAAAAAATTATCTAGAGATACAAAAATTCAGATTTGGAGAAAAATTTCAATATGAAATTAAGATGGAAGAAAAATTAGAAGAAGTATTATCACCTAAATTAATTATGCAACCAATAATTGAAAATTCTATAAAATATGGTTTTAATCAAGAAAAAATCTTTAAAATAAATATCTTTATAAAAGAAATCAGAAATAATTTAATTATAATAATTTATGATAATGGTAAAGGTATGAGAAAAGAAGAATTAAATTTAGTTAGAGAAAAACTTAATAAAGAAAAGTTAGAAACAAAAGAACATATAGGATTATATAATGTTCAAAGAAGAATAAAACTTATGTATGGAGAAAATTATAAATTAATTATAAGAAGTGTTTTGAATAAAGGAACTTTTACAAAAATAATTCTTCCAATATCTAAAGGAGAAAACAATGATAAAAATACTAATAGTTGA
- a CDS encoding iron ABC transporter permease: MLSKKIKWDFWTVVTLVIALIFTLFLIYPLFSLFISGFQNPNTGEWGLDNFARFFSRKYYYQGLLNSFKVTSCVTILAIFIGVPIAYFMTTYKIKLKGLVEVLIIISMLSPPFIGAYSWVLLCGRSGVITQFFRDSFGIKLPTIYGFTGILLVFTLKLYPFIYLYVSGALKKIDVSLSEAAESLGCTSFRKVWTIIMPLILPTLMSGGLLVFMNAMADFGTPMLIGEGFNVMPVLIYSEFVGEMGGNANFAAAMATIMVLITIVLFVGQKYIVNKKSFVMSSLRPIQPTEIKGIKGILIHIFIYFVVFLSIIPQITVIYTSFLKTRGSIFVDEFSLESYRRIFSRMGNAIVNTYIYGGIAIVIIIIMGMFIAYISTRKRNFLTGIIDTMTMFPYIIPGSVIGITLLLAFNSKPILLSGTAIIIIISFVIRRLPYTLRSSAAILYQISPSLEEASISLGCSPVKTFFKITAMMMLPGVLSGAILSWITVINELSSSVILYTGTTRTMSVSIYTEVIRASYGTAAALSTILTVTTVISLLIFFKATGGRNVNV, from the coding sequence ATGTTGAGTAAAAAAATAAAATGGGATTTCTGGACAGTTGTTACTTTAGTAATAGCATTAATTTTTACATTATTTCTTATCTATCCATTATTCTCATTATTTATAAGTGGATTCCAAAATCCTAATACAGGAGAATGGGGATTAGATAATTTTGCTAGATTTTTTAGTAGAAAATATTATTATCAAGGACTTTTAAACAGTTTTAAAGTTACTTCATGTGTAACTATTTTGGCAATTTTTATAGGTGTACCTATTGCTTATTTTATGACAACATACAAAATAAAATTAAAAGGTTTAGTTGAAGTTTTAATAATTATTTCTATGTTATCTCCCCCATTTATAGGAGCGTATTCATGGGTTTTATTATGTGGTAGAAGTGGAGTTATAACACAATTTTTTAGAGATTCATTTGGGATAAAACTTCCAACTATTTATGGATTTACAGGGATACTTTTAGTATTTACTCTAAAATTATATCCATTTATATATCTTTATGTTTCAGGAGCTTTGAAAAAAATAGATGTGTCATTAAGTGAAGCAGCTGAAAGTTTAGGATGTACATCTTTTAGAAAAGTTTGGACAATTATAATGCCTCTTATTTTACCAACATTGATGTCTGGTGGACTTTTAGTATTTATGAATGCTATGGCAGACTTTGGAACTCCAATGTTAATAGGAGAAGGATTTAATGTAATGCCTGTATTAATTTATTCAGAGTTTGTAGGAGAAATGGGAGGAAATGCCAATTTTGCTGCTGCAATGGCTACTATTATGGTATTAATCACAATAGTTTTATTTGTTGGACAAAAATATATTGTAAATAAAAAATCTTTTGTTATGAGCTCATTAAGACCTATTCAGCCAACAGAAATAAAAGGAATTAAAGGGATATTAATTCATATTTTTATATATTTTGTTGTATTTTTATCAATAATTCCTCAAATAACAGTAATCTATACATCTTTCTTAAAGACAAGAGGTTCAATATTTGTAGATGAATTTTCTTTAGAAAGTTATAGAAGAATTTTCTCAAGAATGGGAAATGCTATAGTGAATACTTATATTTATGGAGGAATTGCCATTGTAATAATCATAATTATGGGTATGTTTATTGCATATATTTCCACTAGAAAAAGAAATTTTCTTACAGGAATAATAGATACAATGACAATGTTTCCATATATCATTCCTGGTTCTGTAATAGGTATAACTTTATTACTAGCTTTTAATAGTAAACCAATATTATTAAGTGGAACAGCTATAATTATTATAATTTCTTTTGTAATAAGAAGATTACCTTATACACTACGTTCATCAGCAGCTATTTTATATCAAATTAGTCCAAGTTTAGAGGAAGCTTCTATAAGTTTAGGATGTTCTCCTGTAAAAACTTTCTTTAAAATTACTGCTATGATGATGTTGCCAGGAGTATTATCAGGAGCAATATTAAGTTGGATAACAGTTATAAATGAATTGAGTTCTTCTGTAATTTTATATACAGGAACAACAAGAACAATGTCAGTTTCAATTTATACAGAGGTAATAAGAGCAAGTTATGGTACAGCAGCAGCTTTATCAACAATATTAACAGTAACTACAGTTATTTCATTGCTGATTTTCTTTAAAGCTACTGGTGGAAGAAATGTAAATGTATAG